In Streptomyces capitiformicae, one genomic interval encodes:
- a CDS encoding GNAT family N-acetyltransferase, with translation MTLPTPELHTARLRLRPFTDADAASLYALHSSANVLRYWDSPPWTEPARAQRFIATGRTIEEEGTGARVAVDRVSDGAFIGWCGLTSWNPDFRSASLGYVFDAAAWGHGYATETAHAVLRWAFDTLDLNRVQAETDTRNVASARVLEKLGFVREGTLREDCVVNGDVSDSWVFGLLRREWHPTATPTAGR, from the coding sequence ATGACCTTGCCCACCCCCGAGCTGCACACCGCCCGCCTGCGACTGCGGCCGTTCACCGACGCCGACGCGGCGTCGCTCTACGCGCTGCACAGCAGCGCCAACGTGCTGCGCTACTGGGACTCCCCGCCGTGGACCGAACCGGCCCGCGCCCAGCGCTTCATCGCGACCGGCCGGACGATCGAGGAGGAAGGCACGGGAGCGCGGGTGGCCGTCGACCGCGTCTCCGACGGCGCATTTATCGGCTGGTGCGGCCTGACCAGCTGGAACCCGGACTTCCGTAGCGCGTCCCTGGGCTACGTGTTCGACGCCGCCGCGTGGGGCCACGGCTACGCCACGGAGACCGCGCACGCCGTCCTGCGGTGGGCGTTCGACACCCTGGACCTGAACCGCGTCCAGGCCGAGACCGACACCCGCAACGTGGCGTCCGCCCGGGTCCTGGAGAAGCTCGGCTTCGTCCGCGAAGGCACCCTCCGCGAGGACTGCGTCGTCAACGGCGACGTCTCCGACTCCTGGGTCTTCGGCCTCCTCCGCCGCGAGTGGCACCCGACGGCCACGCCGACGGCCGGTCGCTAG